A portion of the Stigmatella aurantiaca DW4/3-1 genome contains these proteins:
- a CDS encoding MFS transporter, producing MTSPDTPVGEDRERKNALLILCIGFFVFGLLSTVIGVTVPNIKQEFGVANEHAGMVFVYWSAGVLLGAYVGGKAFYFAQARTLFLATALSSIVCLLLLYGERDLGRYKLYVFALSLSGSLFFTAGHATAAKAGHNNTVSILSFMDFLFSMGSVSTPLLVNYFTASGNWTGSGWRLVFLVAAALLAVSMGLATRIVEHASPHPVSSAGPRAGYLALLANPIFLIFMLGCLFLQATEWGHCVWFVTYATEAVGLSPERAREAFSFFLVGMASSRLLSSWLIWLFRSTTLMAILVSSATVAAISLLDYQSYSALCILNFLFGFGLGALFPLLLGLSMERAPTKSAMLSGIGLMAGTLGAKSISYVIGFLADQSSLAQSYRYVSWTMVALLAGVLAFLSLHLQTPRSTGAPAASVDSPGGERAEGLEEGSRPALLEPGSRPDAQFEFSFGLVSKRFWRTGQSEQPLDLASRTRPSPEFSARNSVRRFLLDMKLQREFEALFGKKRWLEREEASRFLSLVWDKYPLVREFYPSPKEILAAADQSPALAVADSHTRAIASPPVLALTLHKGLGSAPEGFPHER from the coding sequence ATGACGTCGCCAGACACTCCCGTGGGGGAGGACAGAGAGCGCAAGAACGCGCTCTTGATTCTGTGCATTGGGTTCTTTGTCTTCGGTCTTCTCAGCACGGTCATCGGCGTCACGGTGCCCAACATCAAGCAAGAGTTTGGCGTTGCCAACGAGCACGCGGGGATGGTGTTCGTCTACTGGTCGGCCGGGGTCCTGTTGGGCGCATACGTGGGGGGGAAGGCGTTTTACTTCGCACAAGCAAGGACCTTGTTCCTTGCGACCGCCCTGTCCTCGATCGTCTGCCTCCTGCTGCTTTACGGCGAAAGGGATCTTGGACGCTACAAACTCTACGTGTTTGCCCTCTCCCTGTCGGGGAGCCTGTTCTTCACCGCAGGGCATGCGACCGCCGCCAAGGCCGGCCACAACAACACGGTGTCGATTCTGAGCTTCATGGACTTCCTGTTCAGCATGGGGAGCGTGTCGACGCCCCTGCTGGTGAACTACTTCACCGCTTCTGGGAACTGGACGGGCAGCGGTTGGCGGCTCGTCTTCCTGGTCGCGGCGGCCCTGTTGGCCGTGTCCATGGGGCTGGCCACGCGCATCGTGGAGCACGCGAGTCCACATCCGGTGAGCTCCGCCGGCCCCCGCGCTGGCTACCTGGCGCTCCTCGCCAACCCCATCTTCTTGATCTTCATGTTGGGGTGCCTCTTCCTGCAGGCCACCGAGTGGGGACACTGCGTCTGGTTCGTCACGTACGCAACGGAGGCGGTGGGGCTCTCCCCCGAACGGGCCCGGGAGGCCTTCAGCTTCTTCCTGGTCGGGATGGCCTCGTCGCGGCTGCTGAGCAGCTGGCTCATATGGCTCTTCCGATCCACGACCTTGATGGCGATACTTGTCTCGAGCGCCACCGTCGCGGCGATCTCCCTCCTGGACTACCAGAGCTACTCCGCCCTCTGCATCCTGAACTTCCTGTTCGGCTTTGGCCTGGGGGCGCTCTTTCCACTGCTGCTGGGCCTCTCGATGGAGCGCGCTCCCACGAAGAGCGCCATGCTGTCGGGCATTGGCCTGATGGCAGGCACCCTGGGCGCCAAGAGCATCTCCTACGTGATAGGTTTTTTGGCCGATCAGTCCTCCCTGGCCCAGTCGTACCGGTACGTGTCTTGGACGATGGTCGCGCTTCTCGCCGGTGTGTTGGCGTTCCTGTCGCTTCACCTCCAGACGCCAAGGTCCACGGGAGCGCCGGCCGCTTCCGTGGACTCGCCTGGCGGCGAGCGCGCGGAAGGTCTTGAGGAGGGCTCACGCCCTGCGTTGCTGGAGCCAGGCAGCCGCCCGGACGCGCAGTTCGAGTTCAGCTTCGGCCTCGTCTCGAAGCGCTTCTGGCGCACGGGTCAATCCGAGCAGCCCCTCGACTTGGCAAGCCGCACGCGTCCATCCCCGGAGTTCTCCGCCCGGAATTCCGTTCGGCGTTTCCTGCTGGACATGAAACTGCAGAGGGAATTCGAGGCGCTCTTTGGAAAAAAGCGATGGCTCGAACGCGAAGAGGCGTCGAGATTCTTGAGCCTCGTGTGGGACAAATACCCTCTCGTCAGGGAGTTCTACCCAAGCCCGAAAGAGATATTGGCAGCGGCGGACCAGAGCCCAGCACTGGCCGTGGCAGACTCGCACACCCGGGCCATCGCCTCCCCACCCGTCTTGGCTTTGACCCTGCACAAGGGCCTCGGCTCTGCCCCAGAGGGCTTTCCTCATGAAAGATGA
- a CDS encoding glycosyltransferase family 39 protein, whose product MAFWLGWGALLTLSFLARVANWRRVFLDGAVELIPTDSHYYVRYALLQQHAFPFFDRFDPYISFPSGASIIWPPLHTWLVALFLALGPSDPERAAAWVGPGLALVELGLLTLLARRWLGGEVALGALVLMALVPAAVASGSLGNADHHVHELTLSALAALLLGRALVQGSPRLGAMAGVALGLGRMFTTTSFTLVPGMAAAIPLAALLARSAPGAASRVGLAAGAGLALAQGLAVLWFGAPTSLAYYDISLFQPLFGLCLFGAGAGVAALLEHRRSWPLPLALAALCALPLAAEVARAFGHLAHQDPLLNIVSESIPLWRNRTFARQLLGAMCLLLPLGLVAASVRLWRERDLMTATLVASTLPLIGASLLQARFTQPLLGSGALLTAAGLGWALRQASPRIRHVSYALLGLVGLSLLASLLPLRRASAPTDEGLIRSTLAWMRTHTPPPSSAWDTRVPPAYGVVAYFNLGHLLALWAERPAVATPFSQVPEHVQANLAATEVLSAEEDETAYARAHALSTRYLLLIPIEYFLGRLKVPPSQTVHDWLLEHAGMGQGRRTASSHFRLIHESTEPRPGNPSLPYARLFEIVPGAELRGHCAPGASVSARLVLTTPRGTTLNYTPQTTADAQGAFSLRVAYPTDGDTKVSEVRATAPYEVTCEGGDTTASVPEAAVREGTALDLDRMR is encoded by the coding sequence ATGGCCTTCTGGCTCGGATGGGGAGCACTGCTCACACTCTCCTTCCTCGCGCGGGTGGCGAACTGGCGCCGCGTCTTCCTGGACGGGGCCGTGGAGCTGATCCCCACCGACTCGCATTACTACGTCCGCTACGCCCTGCTGCAGCAGCACGCCTTCCCGTTCTTCGACCGGTTCGATCCCTACATCAGCTTTCCCAGCGGGGCCTCCATCATCTGGCCGCCGCTGCACACCTGGCTGGTGGCCCTGTTCCTCGCGCTCGGGCCCTCGGATCCCGAGCGGGCCGCGGCCTGGGTGGGCCCCGGGCTCGCGCTCGTGGAACTGGGGCTGCTCACGCTCCTGGCGCGGCGGTGGCTCGGCGGAGAAGTAGCGCTGGGCGCGCTCGTGCTGATGGCGCTCGTGCCCGCGGCGGTCGCCTCGGGCTCGCTGGGCAACGCGGATCACCACGTCCACGAGCTGACCCTGTCCGCCCTCGCCGCGCTCCTGCTCGGCCGGGCCCTGGTCCAAGGCTCCCCCCGGCTGGGAGCAATGGCCGGGGTGGCCCTGGGACTCGGACGGATGTTCACCACCACGAGCTTCACGTTGGTGCCCGGCATGGCCGCCGCCATTCCCCTGGCGGCCCTGCTCGCCCGAAGCGCGCCCGGGGCCGCCAGCCGCGTGGGTCTGGCCGCCGGGGCGGGGCTCGCGCTGGCCCAGGGGCTCGCCGTGCTCTGGTTTGGTGCCCCCACATCCCTGGCCTACTACGACATCTCGCTCTTCCAGCCCCTCTTCGGCCTGTGCCTGTTCGGAGCGGGGGCCGGTGTGGCGGCCCTGCTGGAGCACCGCCGGAGTTGGCCCCTGCCCCTGGCCCTCGCGGCCCTCTGCGCCCTGCCCCTCGCGGCGGAAGTCGCCCGCGCCTTCGGACACCTCGCGCACCAGGATCCCCTCCTCAACATCGTCTCCGAATCCATCCCGCTCTGGAGGAACCGGACCTTTGCCCGGCAGCTGCTGGGGGCGATGTGCTTGCTGCTGCCCCTGGGCCTCGTGGCGGCCTCCGTCCGGCTCTGGCGCGAGCGCGACCTGATGACGGCCACCCTCGTGGCGAGCACCCTGCCCCTCATCGGCGCCTCGCTGCTCCAGGCCCGCTTCACCCAGCCCCTGCTGGGCAGTGGCGCGTTGCTCACCGCCGCGGGGCTCGGCTGGGCGCTGCGCCAGGCATCTCCACGCATCCGCCATGTGTCCTATGCCCTGCTCGGGCTGGTGGGACTGTCCCTGCTGGCCTCCCTCCTCCCCCTCCGGCGGGCCTCGGCGCCCACGGACGAGGGCCTCATCCGCTCCACCCTCGCCTGGATGCGAACGCACACCCCGCCCCCGTCTTCCGCCTGGGACACCCGGGTGCCTCCGGCCTATGGCGTGGTGGCCTACTTCAACCTGGGCCACCTGCTGGCGCTCTGGGCCGAGCGCCCCGCGGTGGCCACCCCCTTTTCCCAGGTGCCCGAGCACGTCCAGGCCAACCTCGCGGCCACCGAGGTGCTCAGCGCCGAGGAGGACGAGACCGCCTATGCGCGGGCACACGCCCTCTCCACGCGCTACCTGTTGCTCATCCCCATCGAGTACTTCCTCGGACGGCTGAAGGTGCCTCCCAGCCAGACGGTGCATGACTGGCTGCTGGAGCACGCGGGCATGGGCCAGGGCCGCCGGACCGCCAGCAGCCATTTCCGGCTCATCCACGAGTCCACGGAGCCGCGCCCCGGCAACCCCTCGCTTCCCTACGCGCGCCTCTTCGAGATCGTCCCCGGCGCGGAGCTCCGAGGACACTGCGCTCCCGGCGCCTCGGTGTCCGCGCGGCTGGTGCTGACCACCCCCCGGGGTACGACCTTGAACTACACCCCTCAGACCACCGCCGACGCCCAGGGGGCCTTTTCCCTTCGCGTGGCCTACCCCACCGATGGAGACACGAAGGTGTCGGAGGTGCGCGCCACGGCGCCCTACGAGGTGACGTGCGAAGGAGGCGACACCACCGCCTCCGTCCCCGAGGCGGCCGTGCGCGAAGGGACGGCGCTCGACCTCGATCGGATGCGGTGA
- a CDS encoding serine/threonine protein kinase, producing the protein MSTVASRDTSRFGKYQLIDRIAVGGMAEIFLAHQVDGEGLETPVVIKRIRPHLSKHASFVKMFLNEARLAAQLNHPNIVQIHDLGKIGESYFIAMEYIFGRDMRRIIPKAEELGIPFPLVYALKIASDVCAGLHYAHRKVDLYGNPLNIVHRDVTPENIFVAFDGMVKVLDFGIAKATNQVEETRSGELKGKLSYMSPEQCQGKAVDCRSDIFSVGVALYEWLTGFKLFTGESDVAVMRSITEGKIYAPSYFKADIPEPVEAILMKALEKDRERRYQSAAEMRAAIDAFLNAYEFTPTQLHLSNFLRQLFLDEMQAEQGRLVQQTSGLEEVLELEEAKSDPAAPAGIPSVVPAAVPPPREKRNLSERLLSVPLPAEQLAALESVAQRNGISVNKMVAELLAAWLKYR; encoded by the coding sequence ATGTCCACCGTTGCTTCGCGAGACACCAGCCGGTTCGGCAAGTACCAGCTCATCGACCGCATCGCGGTTGGGGGGATGGCGGAGATCTTCCTGGCCCACCAGGTGGATGGGGAGGGGTTGGAGACGCCCGTCGTCATCAAGCGCATCCGCCCGCATCTGTCCAAGCACGCCAGCTTCGTGAAGATGTTCCTCAACGAGGCCCGGCTCGCCGCCCAGCTCAACCACCCCAACATCGTGCAGATCCATGATCTGGGGAAGATCGGCGAGAGCTACTTCATCGCCATGGAGTACATCTTCGGCCGGGACATGCGGCGCATCATCCCCAAGGCCGAGGAGCTGGGCATCCCGTTCCCCCTGGTGTACGCGCTGAAGATCGCCTCGGACGTGTGCGCGGGACTGCACTACGCGCACCGCAAGGTGGATCTCTACGGCAACCCGCTGAACATCGTTCACCGGGACGTGACGCCGGAGAACATCTTCGTGGCGTTCGACGGCATGGTGAAGGTGCTGGACTTCGGGATCGCCAAGGCCACCAACCAGGTGGAGGAGACGCGCTCTGGCGAACTCAAGGGCAAGCTCAGCTACATGAGCCCCGAGCAGTGCCAGGGCAAGGCCGTGGACTGCCGCAGCGACATCTTCTCGGTGGGGGTGGCGCTCTACGAGTGGCTCACCGGCTTCAAGCTCTTCACGGGCGAGTCCGATGTGGCGGTGATGCGCAGCATCACCGAGGGAAAGATCTACGCCCCCTCCTATTTCAAGGCGGACATCCCCGAGCCGGTCGAGGCCATTCTGATGAAGGCGCTCGAGAAGGACCGGGAGCGCCGCTACCAGTCGGCGGCGGAGATGCGCGCGGCCATCGACGCCTTCCTCAACGCCTACGAGTTCACCCCGACCCAGCTCCACCTCTCCAACTTCCTGCGCCAGCTCTTCCTGGACGAGATGCAGGCGGAGCAGGGGCGGCTGGTCCAGCAGACCTCGGGCCTGGAGGAGGTGCTGGAGCTGGAGGAGGCGAAGTCCGATCCCGCCGCTCCCGCGGGGATCCCCAGCGTGGTGCCGGCCGCCGTCCCGCCCCCCCGCGAGAAGCGCAACCTCTCCGAGCGGCTCCTGAGCGTTCCCCTTCCCGCGGAGCAGCTCGCCGCGCTGGAGTCGGTGGCGCAGCGCAACGGCATCTCCGTGAACAAGATGGTGGCGGAGCTCCTCGCGGCCTGGCTGAAGTACCGCTGA
- a CDS encoding DUF1993 domain-containing protein, producing the protein MSISLYDASVPAMTRMLQNLAHILQQASAFAGQEGVSPDALLERRLAPDMFSLSRQVEIVVSGAKGSAARLAGRLSPGDESPEFAVFNRGDEKSFGDRLTSFASLQTLIGEAVAYLKTISREEVDAAPASITVAKPGEARIFEPRSFVLDYVLPNLYFHITTVYALLRSAGVNLGKKDFEGTPAYRIQTAGLGQA; encoded by the coding sequence ATGAGCATCTCCCTATATGACGCCAGCGTGCCCGCCATGACCCGGATGTTGCAGAACCTGGCGCACATCCTCCAACAGGCGTCCGCTTTCGCAGGCCAAGAGGGGGTGAGTCCGGATGCCCTGCTCGAGCGGCGTCTCGCTCCGGACATGTTTTCGCTCTCGCGTCAGGTGGAGATCGTGGTTTCCGGTGCCAAGGGGAGTGCCGCCCGGCTGGCGGGCCGTCTAAGCCCGGGGGATGAATCTCCGGAATTCGCGGTCTTCAACAGAGGGGACGAGAAATCCTTTGGCGATCGGCTGACATCCTTTGCGAGTCTCCAGACGCTGATTGGAGAGGCCGTTGCTTACCTGAAGACCATCTCCCGCGAGGAGGTGGATGCTGCGCCGGCCTCGATCACGGTCGCCAAGCCAGGGGAGGCGCGCATCTTCGAACCCCGTTCTTTCGTGCTCGACTATGTTCTCCCCAACCTCTACTTCCATATCACCACCGTATACGCCCTGCTGAGGTCGGCGGGGGTCAACCTCGGGAAGAAAGACTTCGAAGGGACCCCTGCCTACCGCATTCAAACCGCTGGCTTGGGCCAGGCCTGA
- a CDS encoding sensor histidine kinase: protein MNALLLQAVQLAWSPGLRVTVVDGDSSTVLRRPAAELVDTPLHVALGISPERARDLNALAQENRHAVEFLSAQFGSGEPTSLRLVLGLSEGAPAAAILDLNALLIGAPPVQISGLSSSLSHEIRNPLSSVKMAVQTLQRNTGLSDRDKRRLTIANREIRTMERMLWMLSEYGRDSVPNLDSHPLRSVLQEAQTMVAPELAERRIELNIEEDPELPRARVDSLRLRPVLAQLLLNIAMGQPEGSQVQVHLRASPTGQAQLLLKDPVAALPPEERATLFEPFGSRLAHGAGLSLAALRRVMLNQGGAVSAEGSAEPGMVFTLTFAV from the coding sequence ATGAACGCTCTGCTCCTGCAAGCCGTGCAGCTCGCCTGGTCCCCTGGCCTGCGGGTGACCGTTGTCGACGGGGACAGCTCCACCGTCCTCCGGCGCCCCGCGGCGGAGTTGGTGGATACCCCCCTGCACGTGGCGCTCGGCATCTCGCCGGAGCGGGCCCGGGACTTGAACGCCCTGGCCCAGGAGAACCGCCACGCCGTGGAGTTCCTCTCCGCCCAGTTCGGATCCGGGGAGCCCACCTCGCTGCGGCTGGTGCTCGGCCTGAGCGAGGGGGCGCCCGCCGCCGCCATCCTGGACCTGAACGCCCTGCTCATCGGGGCCCCGCCCGTCCAGATTTCGGGCCTCTCGTCCTCGCTCAGCCATGAAATCCGCAACCCGCTCAGCTCCGTGAAGATGGCGGTGCAGACACTCCAGCGGAACACGGGCCTGTCGGACCGGGACAAGCGCCGCCTGACGATCGCCAACCGGGAGATCCGCACCATGGAGCGGATGCTCTGGATGCTGTCCGAGTACGGCCGCGACAGCGTGCCCAACCTGGACTCCCACCCCCTGCGCTCCGTCCTCCAGGAGGCCCAGACCATGGTGGCCCCGGAGCTCGCCGAGCGCCGCATCGAGCTGAACATCGAAGAGGACCCCGAGCTGCCCCGGGCCCGGGTGGACTCCCTGCGGCTGCGGCCCGTGCTTGCTCAGTTGCTGCTCAACATTGCCATGGGCCAGCCCGAGGGCTCTCAGGTCCAGGTGCACCTGCGCGCCAGCCCCACCGGCCAGGCCCAGCTTCTGCTGAAGGATCCCGTGGCGGCCCTGCCCCCGGAGGAGCGCGCCACCCTGTTCGAGCCCTTCGGCTCGCGGCTGGCGCACGGCGCGGGGCTCTCCCTTGCCGCCCTCCGGCGTGTCATGCTCAACCAGGGGGGTGCCGTGTCCGCCGAGGGAAGTGCCGAGCCCGGAATGGTGTTTACACTCACCTTCGCCGTGTGA
- a CDS encoding amidohydrolase family protein has product MEGRLVLKNCAVFRADGRVRTGMALLVEEGRIRRVAPNEELPVLPGDWEVACRGRLVAPGLVDCHTHLVGGQLLPPSGNFLLSSPSTRMERRRYVASLLTPGEVEALSRFAIARALRDGITLAVEHLEAPSDVAGALEAQASAAAHLGLRLVSGHLTHNLQGEAAAAAWLEANADFARRRREHPLVRGAVGFLSSHTCDDALLCRIRDMAEASGAPLLFHLSEGQEDLTMTYTRHGKRVVPRLEELGLLGTRSIAAHARTIDTAESERLVATHTFVAISPRSYLTSERTGESLETVLLRQHLVGLGTSGHGTLWDEALATFVTLLRISRAGRLPDPDSALAQCLVSGPAELCTRLFNVPSGGVEEGFLADLVVYDYVPTADPETGYSPDLVGQLARSRVAWNIVNGRVTVREGQLLGTDFVELSREATAALASVWTRARLSG; this is encoded by the coding sequence ATGGAAGGCCGCCTGGTGCTCAAGAACTGCGCCGTGTTCCGCGCGGACGGTCGGGTCCGTACGGGCATGGCCTTGCTGGTCGAGGAAGGCCGGATCCGCCGCGTGGCGCCCAATGAGGAGCTCCCCGTTCTGCCGGGGGATTGGGAGGTGGCCTGCCGGGGCCGGCTGGTGGCGCCCGGGCTGGTGGATTGCCACACGCACCTGGTGGGCGGTCAGCTCTTGCCCCCCTCGGGCAACTTCCTGCTGAGCTCTCCCTCCACCCGCATGGAGCGGCGCCGGTATGTGGCCTCGCTGCTGACCCCGGGGGAGGTGGAGGCCCTGTCCCGGTTCGCCATCGCCCGGGCGCTGCGGGATGGCATCACCCTGGCCGTGGAGCACCTGGAGGCCCCCTCGGATGTGGCCGGAGCCCTCGAGGCCCAGGCCTCCGCGGCGGCCCATCTCGGCCTCCGGTTGGTGTCGGGCCACCTCACCCACAACCTCCAGGGCGAGGCGGCCGCCGCGGCTTGGCTCGAGGCCAACGCGGACTTCGCGCGCCGCCGCCGGGAGCACCCCTTGGTGAGGGGGGCGGTGGGCTTCCTGTCTTCCCACACCTGTGACGATGCGCTGTTGTGCCGCATCCGCGACATGGCCGAGGCGTCGGGGGCGCCCCTGCTCTTCCACCTCTCCGAAGGGCAGGAGGACCTCACCATGACGTATACGCGGCACGGCAAGCGCGTGGTCCCCCGATTGGAAGAGCTGGGGCTGCTGGGCACCCGCTCGATCGCCGCGCATGCGCGCACCATCGACACGGCGGAGTCCGAGCGGCTCGTGGCCACCCACACCTTCGTGGCCATCAGCCCCCGCTCCTATCTCACCAGCGAGCGCACCGGTGAGTCCCTGGAGACGGTGCTCCTGCGGCAGCACCTGGTGGGCCTGGGCACCAGTGGCCATGGAACGCTCTGGGACGAAGCCCTGGCCACCTTCGTGACACTGTTGCGCATCTCCCGCGCGGGCCGCTTGCCGGATCCGGACAGCGCGCTGGCGCAGTGCTTGGTGAGCGGTCCCGCCGAGCTGTGCACCCGCTTGTTCAACGTGCCTTCGGGCGGGGTGGAGGAGGGCTTTCTGGCCGATCTGGTGGTCTACGACTACGTGCCGACGGCGGATCCGGAGACGGGCTACTCGCCGGACCTGGTGGGGCAATTGGCCCGCTCGCGCGTGGCGTGGAACATCGTGAACGGCCGCGTCACGGTGCGCGAGGGCCAGCTGCTCGGCACCGACTTCGTGGAACTGTCCCGGGAGGCCACCGCCGCGCTCGCCAGCGTATGGACCCGGGCCCGGCTTTCCGGATGA
- a CDS encoding sterol desaturase family protein: MRRAHETADGALWFKRLKHGLWDRDMSFERTGLQAIALVLLSVAALFAELSYHHNGLGLFDTLHAKSVVIFYNVEALILSSVDASLASWIIAAAIFRIVFGMLVGVADMVFYKKIMGRPFDWEALINTAIVNFVFLSTALFTFMNPSVQEVLRHYVRLIERVPTLVNLNGAVALAVACFIADFCYYWSHRWCHKIRFFWNLGHIHHHRSRNLSQLTQVVDPQSSLLDVAGGRAFVLLLLPLLTKLFSLDFRGSGWMFVVLLILDAWTNPSHSVVLYHAENKFRVLRLFRSILITPAVHFTHHSREQAHNISDGSNFGARLSLWDRLFGTYVEPPSYIPDAGLFDEKSDYCRNPLRFIFQPYIRMLEELRGNKVRHWPAILFGPASYEPPVPATCKY; this comes from the coding sequence ATGCGCCGCGCCCACGAGACGGCTGATGGCGCTCTGTGGTTCAAGCGGCTGAAACACGGGTTGTGGGACCGGGACATGTCCTTCGAAAGAACCGGGCTGCAAGCCATTGCTCTTGTTCTTCTCTCCGTCGCCGCGCTCTTCGCTGAGCTGTCCTATCATCACAATGGGCTTGGGCTCTTTGACACCCTGCACGCGAAAAGCGTGGTGATTTTTTACAACGTCGAAGCGCTGATACTCTCCAGTGTCGATGCGTCGCTCGCCTCCTGGATCATCGCCGCTGCGATCTTTCGCATTGTCTTCGGGATGCTCGTCGGCGTGGCTGACATGGTGTTCTACAAAAAGATCATGGGCCGTCCCTTTGACTGGGAGGCCCTGATCAACACCGCCATCGTCAACTTCGTATTCTTGTCGACCGCGCTGTTCACCTTCATGAACCCATCCGTTCAAGAGGTGCTGCGGCACTACGTGCGCCTGATAGAGCGCGTCCCCACCCTCGTGAACCTGAACGGCGCCGTCGCGCTGGCCGTTGCGTGCTTCATCGCTGACTTCTGTTACTACTGGTCACACCGGTGGTGTCATAAGATCAGGTTCTTCTGGAATCTCGGGCACATTCACCATCACCGCTCGCGCAATCTGTCGCAACTCACTCAGGTCGTCGATCCCCAATCATCGCTCTTGGATGTGGCCGGGGGCCGGGCGTTCGTGCTGCTCCTGCTCCCCTTGTTGACGAAGCTCTTCTCGCTCGACTTTCGCGGCAGCGGGTGGATGTTCGTCGTCTTGCTGATTCTCGATGCCTGGACCAACCCGTCCCACTCCGTGGTGCTCTATCACGCGGAGAACAAGTTCAGGGTGCTGAGGCTGTTCCGGTCCATCCTGATCACCCCCGCCGTGCATTTCACCCACCACTCCAGGGAGCAAGCGCACAACATCTCCGATGGGAGCAACTTCGGAGCGCGGCTGTCCCTCTGGGATAGGCTGTTCGGGACTTACGTCGAACCGCCCTCCTACATCCCCGACGCAGGCCTGTTCGACGAGAAGTCGGACTATTGCCGCAACCCGCTGCGATTCATCTTTCAACCCTACATCAGGATGCTTGAGGAGCTTCGCGGAAACAAAGTCAGGCATTGGCCGGCGATCCTCTTCGGTCCGGCGTCCTATGAGCCTCCCGTGCCAGCGACTTGCAAATACTGA
- a CDS encoding class I SAM-dependent rRNA methyltransferase, producing MSASLTERLREARARRGALLSEPSTTAFRLVNGAPDGVPDVTVDCFSGLPVVSLYRDFAPAEEQALLDAAWEAWAPRSLYLKRRPREARVLANVAREVVAPEQPARGAPVEALEALENGLRFLIRPAQGLSVGLYLDMRETRGWLRGQVQGLTVLNLFSYTCAFGVVATAGGAKRVLNVDTSRRVLDWGEENARLNGQAVDRYDYVAGDVFDWLGRLAKKGERFDVVISDPPSFSTTRSTRFSAARDYPLLAEAAARVVAPGGRLVACCNLAPLTPRRFEAMVDEGVARAGREAHPVISLGPSPVDFPSSPDAPSGLKVHVLQLR from the coding sequence ATGAGCGCCTCCCTCACCGAGCGGCTTCGCGAGGCCCGGGCCCGGCGGGGCGCGCTGCTCTCGGAGCCGAGCACCACCGCCTTCCGCCTGGTGAATGGCGCCCCGGACGGCGTGCCCGACGTCACCGTGGACTGCTTCTCGGGTCTTCCCGTGGTCAGCCTGTACCGGGACTTCGCGCCCGCAGAGGAGCAGGCGCTGCTGGACGCGGCCTGGGAGGCCTGGGCGCCGCGCAGCCTCTACCTCAAGCGCCGTCCCCGGGAGGCCCGGGTGCTGGCCAACGTGGCCCGCGAGGTGGTGGCCCCCGAGCAGCCCGCGCGGGGAGCGCCGGTGGAGGCCCTGGAGGCGCTGGAGAACGGCTTGCGCTTCCTGATTCGTCCCGCGCAAGGGCTCTCGGTGGGGCTGTACCTGGACATGCGCGAGACGCGGGGCTGGTTGCGCGGGCAGGTGCAGGGGCTCACGGTGCTCAACCTCTTCTCCTACACGTGCGCCTTTGGCGTGGTGGCCACGGCGGGCGGGGCGAAGCGGGTGCTCAACGTGGACACCAGCCGGCGGGTGCTGGACTGGGGCGAGGAGAACGCCCGCCTCAATGGGCAGGCCGTGGATCGGTATGACTATGTCGCCGGGGATGTCTTCGACTGGCTCGGGCGCCTGGCCAAGAAGGGCGAGCGCTTCGATGTCGTCATCTCGGATCCGCCCTCGTTCTCCACCACGCGCAGCACACGCTTCTCGGCGGCCCGGGACTATCCCCTGCTGGCCGAGGCCGCCGCGCGGGTGGTGGCCCCCGGGGGGCGGTTGGTGGCCTGCTGCAATCTGGCGCCCCTGACGCCGCGCCGCTTCGAGGCCATGGTGGACGAGGGGGTGGCCCGGGCGGGCCGGGAGGCCCACCCCGTGATTTCGCTCGGCCCCTCTCCGGTCGACTTCCCGTCCTCGCCGGACGCCCCCTCGGGGCTCAAGGTCCACGTCCTGCAACTGCGTTAG